The proteins below come from a single Drosophila suzukii chromosome X, CBGP_Dsuzu_IsoJpt1.0, whole genome shotgun sequence genomic window:
- the Syx16 gene encoding syntaxin-16: MTSRNLTEVFVIMRNNASKNRSHYDDRRGSDAERLLKHSVREAEEGLELQDDYGTPPAWLDKFEEAQYTMSKIKPKLDELGSLHARHLLRPAFDDQRDDECDIEVLSQIVSKLITSTHRHIQCVRSSIGVGTKVEQCLTANAVHCALLQLQELTVKFRASQNAYLLQLNSREERSQKYFDDGGGAGDVFTNVELGDQGVENFVDSFDNFLQPPAEGKGSNGNSYLFEDDDQAIDDHFQRPPASRMTQQQLLLFEEENSRVAQHREQEVTKIVKSIYDLNDIFKDLGHMVQEQGTVLDRIDYNVEQTQTRVSEGLRQLHKAEMYQRKNRKMCVILVLAAVTFFMLLLLILTKL, encoded by the exons ATGACGTCCCGCAACCTGACGGAGGTGTTCGTCATCATGCGCAACAATGCTTCCAAGAACCGGAGCCACTACGACGACAGG AGGGGCAGTGATGCGGAGCGCCTGCTGAAGCACTCGGTGCGGGAGGCGGAGGAGGGTCTGGAGCTGCAGGACGACTACGGCACACCGCCCGCCTGGCTGGACAAGTTCGAGGAGGCGCAGTACACCATGTCCAA GATCAAGCCGAAGCTGGACGAACTGGGCTCCCTGCACGCCCGCCACCTGCTGCGACCCGCCTTCGATGACCAGCGGGACGACGAGTGCGACATCGAGGTGCTCAGCCAGATCGTCTCCAAGCTGATCACCTCCACGCACCGGCACATCCAGTGCGTGCGCTCCAGCATCGGCGTGGGCACCAAGGTGGAGCAGTGCCTGACCGCCAACGCGGTGCACTGCGCCCTGCTCCAGCTGCAGGAGCTGACGGTGAAGTTCCGGGCCAGCCAGAATGCCTACCTGCTGCAGCTCAACTCCCGCGAGGAGCGCTCGCAGAAGTACTTCGATGACGGCGGCGGCGCCGGCGATGTCTTCACCAATGTGGAACTGGGCGACCAGGGCGTCGAGAACTTTGTCGACTCCTTTGACAACTTCCTGCAGCCGCCGGCGGAGGGCAAGGGCAGCAATGGCAATAGCTACCTGTTCGAGGACGACGATCAGGCCATCGATGACCACTTCCAGAGGCCGCCGGCCAGTCGGATGACCCAACAGCAGCTGCTGCTCTTCGAGGAGGAGAACTCACGGGTGGCGCAACACCGCGAGCAGGAGGTCACCAAGATAGTCAAGTCCATTTACGACCTGAACGACATCTTCAAGGACCTGGGCCACATGGTCCAGGAACAGGGCACCGTGCTCGATCGCATCGACTACAATGTGGAACAGACGCAGACGCGCGTCTCGGAGGGATTGCGCCAGCTGCACAAGGCCGAGATGTATCAGCGCAAGAACCGCAAGATGTGCGTCATCCTGGTCCTGGCGGCAGTCACCTTCTTCATGCTTCTGCTGCTCATCCTGACCAAGCTCTAG
- the l(1)G0004 gene encoding RNA-binding protein pno1 yields MELENIKADAFEPAKRAPKRGATGGGQHDVEMQVDEATGIEGQVLESVRASAPPKAKRARSELRKVSVPPHRYSSLKEHWMKIFTPVVEHMKLQIRFNMKARQVELRVGPETPDIANLQRGADFVRAFLCGFEVDDALALLRLEDLFVESFEIKDVKTLRGDHQSRAIGRLAGKGGRTKFTIENVTKTRIVLADSKIHILGSYQNIQLARRAVCNLILGSPPSKVYGNLRAVASRLSERM; encoded by the coding sequence ATggagttagagaatatcaaggCGGACGCATTCGAGCCGGCGAAGCGGGCGCCCAAGCGCGGAGCCACCGGTGGTGGGCAGCACGACGTGGAGATGCAGGTGGACGAGGCCACCGGCATCGAGGGCCAGGTGCTGGAATCTGTACGAGCCTCGGCTCCGCCCAAGGCCAAGCGGGCCAGGAGCGAGCTGCGCAAGGTGTCGGTGCCGCCGCACAGGTACTCCTCGCTGAAGGAGCACTGGATGAAGATCTTCACGCCCGTGGTGGAGCACATGAAGCTGCAGATTCGCTTTAACATGAAGGCGCGCCAGGTGGAGCTGCGCGTGGGCCCCGAGACGCCGGACATTGCCAACCTGCAGCGCGGAGCGGACTTTGTGCGCGCCTTCCTCTGCGGCTTCGAGGTGGACGACGCCCTGGCTTTGCTGCGGCTGGAGGACCTCTTTGTCGAGTCTTTCGAGATCAAGGACGTGAAAACGCTGCGCGGTGACCACCAGTCTCGTGCCATCGGTCGTCTGGCCGGCAAGGGTGGACGCACCAAGTTCACCATCGAGAACGTTACCAAGACCCGCATCGTGCTAGCCGACAGCAAGATCCACATCCTCGGCAGCTACCAGAACATCCAGCTGGCACGTCGGGCGGTCTGCAACCTCATCCTGGGATCGCCGCCCAGCAAGGTGTACGGCAACCTAAGGGCCGTCGCCTCGCGCCTCTCGGAGCGCATGTGA